The following are from one region of the Paenibacillus sp. KS-LC4 genome:
- a CDS encoding adenylyl-sulfate kinase, producing the protein MNKSGRVYWITGLAGSGKTTIGKQVYTRLKEQSDAVVFLDGDMLREAFGHDLGYSTADRHTSAMRNARLCRMLALQGLDVVCATISMFHSCRAWNRANISNYYEIYLRVSKATLITRNQKELYTGALNGQVQEVVGMDMDFEEPSQPDLIIENEATASLEATVSQILKLPE; encoded by the coding sequence TTGAACAAATCGGGCCGCGTTTATTGGATTACAGGACTGGCAGGGTCAGGAAAAACCACAATAGGTAAGCAAGTATATACTCGTTTGAAGGAACAAAGCGATGCGGTTGTTTTTCTTGACGGCGATATGCTAAGAGAGGCTTTTGGTCATGATCTTGGCTACTCTACAGCCGACCGACATACAAGCGCCATGCGTAATGCAAGATTGTGCAGAATGCTGGCTTTGCAAGGATTGGATGTAGTGTGCGCGACGATCTCTATGTTCCATTCCTGCCGTGCTTGGAACAGGGCGAATATTTCGAATTACTATGAAATCTACCTGCGCGTATCCAAAGCGACCTTAATTACTCGTAATCAGAAGGAGTTGTATACTGGGGCTTTGAACGGGCAGGTACAGGAGGTTGTTGGGATGGATATGGATTTTGAGGAGCCATCGCAGCCCGATCTAATTATTGAAAATGAGGCAACTGCTTCTTTAGAAGCAACTGTTTCACAAATCTTGAAGCTGCCTGAATAA
- a CDS encoding AraC family transcriptional regulator, translating into MRMNNYYQSTSLFIFILFIAVIPFIFIFFGMSHQNSENENIGVNQAYEAEQRSLSDAGAHSLQSSNFNHSNSLELIGNINLNLAMSKKELADSASIVNSKQTDWKLYSSREVDDNDTNLSFFSGRWMLIVVFSMLMIFVGFTLIKHIRYQSVQSILNKLGQDSIRQSEEAGITKANNESTFIETSLDQHLKKSLDYESLFKEYSLLRQQRLFYDLLSAQQVLTDKQFETQMTALNMPYQFDRLSVIIVEIDYYSRFTEKYNARDQQLLKFIIENAFHDLGQQCKIFVWHAWMEPNRIAFVVHQCKSELLAAKPAIELASEFQSWILHNLELTVTIGIGADSDSIETIAESYRNAKENVSLKPVFGTNTLIDNRVSSGKISLDKYAYLQAIENIVHSFRKNESDCNKKLTQLFKQLREMRFDKHEMLAFVKSFVMQMEKEINVLNPGIQQLWRNEFRYKFTELWAQSETLDELEKELMSTMLAFEASAEQDRQTRRHHVIAFQAKSYIDMNFADPLLSLSGVSAYLKLQPSSLSQLFKEELGEKFIDYVLRVRLEYAKRLLSETDEPIQSIAEQIGYQNVISFYRAFKKIQEIPPGEYRSIHRVHSK; encoded by the coding sequence ATGAGGATGAATAATTATTATCAATCGACATCATTATTTATTTTTATATTATTTATAGCAGTTATTCCCTTTATATTCATCTTTTTCGGTATGTCGCATCAAAATTCTGAGAATGAAAATATTGGTGTTAATCAAGCCTATGAGGCTGAACAGCGAAGCCTATCCGATGCAGGCGCACACTCCCTTCAATCATCCAATTTTAACCATTCAAATTCGCTGGAATTAATAGGGAATATAAATTTAAATCTGGCCATGTCGAAGAAGGAGTTAGCTGACTCTGCGAGTATTGTTAATTCCAAGCAGACAGATTGGAAGCTCTATTCGAGTAGGGAGGTTGACGATAATGACACAAATCTATCTTTTTTTTCAGGAAGATGGATGTTGATAGTCGTCTTTAGTATGTTAATGATTTTTGTTGGATTTACTCTTATAAAACATATTCGCTATCAATCGGTACAATCCATCCTTAATAAGCTAGGGCAAGACTCTATTAGACAAAGTGAGGAGGCAGGCATTACAAAAGCGAATAATGAATCTACGTTCATTGAAACGTCATTGGATCAGCATCTTAAGAAGTCCCTAGATTATGAAAGCTTGTTTAAGGAATATAGCCTGCTTCGCCAGCAACGTCTATTTTATGATTTGCTGTCAGCACAGCAGGTTTTGACAGATAAGCAGTTCGAGACCCAAATGACCGCTCTTAATATGCCGTATCAATTCGATCGCCTCAGTGTCATCATCGTTGAAATAGATTACTATTCACGCTTCACGGAAAAGTATAATGCAAGAGATCAGCAATTACTCAAATTTATAATAGAAAACGCATTTCACGATTTAGGACAGCAATGTAAAATTTTTGTTTGGCATGCATGGATGGAGCCTAATCGTATCGCGTTTGTTGTTCATCAATGCAAATCAGAATTATTAGCTGCGAAACCAGCTATAGAGCTTGCGAGTGAATTTCAATCCTGGATTTTGCACAATCTGGAGTTGACGGTAACGATAGGGATTGGAGCGGATTCAGACAGCATCGAGACAATCGCGGAATCGTATCGCAATGCGAAGGAGAATGTTTCTTTAAAGCCTGTTTTTGGTACGAATACGTTGATAGATAATCGGGTAAGCTCAGGAAAAATCAGTCTGGACAAGTACGCCTATTTGCAAGCTATAGAAAATATTGTACACTCGTTCCGCAAAAATGAGAGCGATTGTAATAAAAAACTGACACAACTGTTCAAGCAGCTGAGAGAGATGAGATTTGATAAACATGAGATGCTTGCGTTCGTGAAAAGCTTTGTTATGCAAATGGAGAAAGAAATCAACGTATTGAATCCGGGAATTCAACAGCTATGGAGGAATGAATTTCGTTATAAGTTTACAGAGCTCTGGGCTCAGTCAGAAACGTTGGATGAGCTTGAGAAAGAGCTAATGAGTACGATGCTGGCATTTGAAGCTAGTGCGGAGCAAGATCGTCAGACTAGAAGACATCATGTTATCGCCTTCCAAGCCAAAAGCTATATTGATATGAATTTCGCCGACCCGCTTCTCTCTCTTTCGGGTGTTAGCGCCTATCTTAAACTTCAGCCCAGTTCATTAAGCCAGCTTTTTAAGGAAGAACTAGGGGAGAAATTCATTGATTACGTTCTGAGAGTCAGGCTTGAATATGCAAAACGATTATTATCGGAGACAGATGAACCGATTCAATCCATTGCAGAGCAAATTGGTTATCAGAACGTCATTTCATTCTATAGAGCATTCAAAAAAATTCAAGAAATTCCTCCTGGAGAATATCGGAGCATACACCGCGTTCATTCGAAATGA
- a CDS encoding helix-turn-helix transcriptional regulator produces MLKFRFYSLISQQSIMMNRKTQRPLQLIQGDQIMLLLALNSMELMQEKRSIPLEREEIVLATGPLCIAPQHDPVISYKGIVYNIEDDASDEKAECSISIIKPADRELAQQLLKNPVQTEQDIHLLERYLQLFLQSNSEKGCAMESARRSSEQIDKRISFVYRYMLLHYEKPLTLHDLSKLVGCHPVYLSSVYTKVYQVSPMQHLQQIRMRKASVFVRSTNMKMKEIAHSIGYVSSSQFGSIYKRYYGVSPNRDRVAAVMNTSWIEPY; encoded by the coding sequence ATGTTGAAGTTTCGATTCTATTCCTTAATATCTCAACAGTCGATTATGATGAACAGGAAGACGCAACGGCCATTGCAGCTAATCCAAGGGGATCAAATCATGCTGCTGCTAGCGCTTAATTCGATGGAGCTTATGCAGGAGAAGCGATCCATTCCTTTGGAGAGAGAGGAGATTGTGCTTGCTACCGGGCCACTGTGCATCGCGCCGCAGCATGATCCTGTGATTAGCTATAAAGGGATTGTCTACAATATAGAAGATGATGCCTCAGACGAGAAAGCGGAGTGTTCCATTTCAATCATTAAACCCGCTGATCGGGAATTAGCACAGCAGCTATTGAAAAATCCGGTTCAGACTGAACAGGACATCCATCTATTAGAGCGGTATCTTCAATTATTCCTCCAGTCAAATTCGGAAAAAGGATGCGCAATGGAATCAGCCCGAAGGTCTTCTGAACAGATCGACAAACGAATAAGCTTTGTATATCGCTATATGCTGCTTCATTATGAGAAGCCGCTTACGCTTCACGACCTTTCGAAATTAGTAGGCTGTCATCCCGTTTATTTGAGCAGCGTATATACGAAAGTGTATCAAGTATCCCCGATGCAGCATTTACAGCAGATTCGCATGAGAAAGGCTAGTGTGTTTGTGCGAAGCACGAATATGAAAATGAAAGAAATTGCTCACTCCATAGGCTATGTATCCAGTTCCCAATTTGGCTCTATTTACAAAAGATATTACGGCGTTTCGCCAAATCGGGATCGCGTAGCTGCCGTGATGAATACAAGCTGGATAGAACCTTATTGA